Proteins found in one Triticum aestivum cultivar Chinese Spring chromosome 4D, IWGSC CS RefSeq v2.1, whole genome shotgun sequence genomic segment:
- the LOC123097942 gene encoding protein DA1-related 2 isoform X2, producing the protein MAYPSRAYNQCGHERRSSFMKWLCNFLKGTKPVESNHRRRPRVTAGEESSLWQQEPVRPKREDPPRHDNEELDRQIALSLAEEAKRPKERNHNKGENDEDLAKAMQDSLNMNPYMPHNPYAPSQALPRGQRVCGGCKHEVGHGHYLSCMGMYWHPQCFRCSSCTHPIRETEFTLLGAEPYHKLCYKELHHPKCDVCLQFIATNRTGLIEYRAHPFWGQKYCPSHELDRTPRCCSCEKMEPRNTKYMSLGDGRSLCMECLDSAVMDTGECQPLYHSIRDYYEGMNMKLDQQIPMLLVERQALNEAMEGECKGPHHMPETRGLCLSEEQTVSSILRRPRIGGHRLLDMRTQPQKLTRRCEVTAILVLYGLPRLLTGSILAHELMHGWLRLKGYRNLSPEVEEGICQVMSYLWLESEILPASTRHAQPSTSYASSSSSSSYRPPSSKKGGISHTEKKLGEFFMHQIANDTSTAYGDGFRTAYKAVNKYGLRQTLNHIRLTGGFPV; encoded by the exons ATGGCCTACCCCTCGAGGGCTTATAATCAGTGCGGCCACG AAAGGAGATCCAGCTTCATGAAGTGGCTCTGCAATTTCCTCAAGGGGACGAAGCCCGTGGAGTCAAACCAccggcggcggcctcgggtgacTGCGGGAGAAGAGAGCTCGCTCTGGCAACAAGAACCGGTCCGGCCAAAG AGGGAGGATCCACCTAGACATGACAATGAAGAATTGGACCGTCAGATTGCACTCTCTCTTGCAGAGGAAGCCAAACGTCCTAAAG AGCGAAACCATAACAAGGGAGAGAACGATGAAGACCTCGCCAAGGCCATGCAGGACAGTCTGAACATGAATCCTTACATGCCACACAATCCCTATGCCCCCTCCCAGGCCTTGCCTAGAGGGCAAAG GGTCTGTGGTGGCTGCAAGCATGAGGTAGGACATGGCCATTACTTGAGCTGCATGGGAATGTACTGGCATCCTCAATGTTTCCGTTGCTCTTCTTGCACCCACCCTATCCGCGAGACCGAG TTCACCTTGCTAGGCGCAGAGCCATACCACAAATTGTGCTACAAGGAGTTACACCACCCGAAATGTGATGTCTGCCTTCAATTT ATCGCAACAAACAGGACGGGCTTGATAGAGTACAGAGCCCATCCATTCTGGGGCCAGAAGTATTGCCCCTCACATGAGCTTGACCGCACACCTCGTTGTTGTAGCTGTGAGAAAATGGAG CCAAGGAACACGAAGTATATGTCGCTGGGAGACGGGCGCAGTTTGTGCATGGAATGCCTGGATTCTGCGGTCATGGACACGGGTGAATGCCAGCCCCTGTACCACTCCATCAGAGACTACTACGAAGGGATGAACATGAAACTCGACCAGCAGATACCCATGCTCCTGGTTGAGCGGCAAGCCCTCAACGAGGCAATGGAAGGAGAGTGCAAA GGACCTCACCACATGCCTGAGACAAGAGGCCTGTGTCTGTCGGAGGAGCAGACTGTGAGCAGT ATACTTAGAAGGCCCAGGATTGGTGGACATAGGCTACTAGATATGAGAACCCAGCCACAAAAGCTGACTCGCCGATGTGAAGTCACTGCAATTCTTGTCTTGTATGGACTCCCCAG GCTACTAACTGGCTCCATCCTTGCCCATGAATTGATGCACGGGTGGTTGCGCCTCAAAG GCTACCGAAACCTAAGCCCAGAGGTTGAGGAGGGTATATGCCAAGTCATGTCTTACTTGTGGCTCGAGTCGGAGATTCTTCCAGCTTCTACAAGACACGCTCAACCTTCAACCTCTTATGCTTCATCCTCGTCGTCTTCCTCGTATCGACCACCATCATCCAAGAAGGGTGGCATATCTCACACCGAGAAGAAGCTTGGCGAGTTCTTCATGCATCAGATTGCCAATGACACCTCAACAGCGTATGGTGACGGATTCAGAACTGCCTATAAAGCTGTCAACAAGTATGGCCTTCGCCAGACACTGAACCATATACGTTTAACTGGAGGGTTTCCTGTGTAA
- the LOC123097942 gene encoding protein DA1-related 2 isoform X1 → MLATQAISCGVLSLCFLILFNAERRSSFMKWLCNFLKGTKPVESNHRRRPRVTAGEESSLWQQEPVRPKREDPPRHDNEELDRQIALSLAEEAKRPKERNHNKGENDEDLAKAMQDSLNMNPYMPHNPYAPSQALPRGQRVCGGCKHEVGHGHYLSCMGMYWHPQCFRCSSCTHPIRETEFTLLGAEPYHKLCYKELHHPKCDVCLQFIATNRTGLIEYRAHPFWGQKYCPSHELDRTPRCCSCEKMEPRNTKYMSLGDGRSLCMECLDSAVMDTGECQPLYHSIRDYYEGMNMKLDQQIPMLLVERQALNEAMEGECKGPHHMPETRGLCLSEEQTVSSILRRPRIGGHRLLDMRTQPQKLTRRCEVTAILVLYGLPRLLTGSILAHELMHGWLRLKGYRNLSPEVEEGICQVMSYLWLESEILPASTRHAQPSTSYASSSSSSSYRPPSSKKGGISHTEKKLGEFFMHQIANDTSTAYGDGFRTAYKAVNKYGLRQTLNHIRLTGGFPV, encoded by the exons ATGTTAGCAACCCAAGCAATTTCCTGTGGTGTTCTGTCCCTGTGTTTCTTGATCCTGTTCAATGCAG AAAGGAGATCCAGCTTCATGAAGTGGCTCTGCAATTTCCTCAAGGGGACGAAGCCCGTGGAGTCAAACCAccggcggcggcctcgggtgacTGCGGGAGAAGAGAGCTCGCTCTGGCAACAAGAACCGGTCCGGCCAAAG AGGGAGGATCCACCTAGACATGACAATGAAGAATTGGACCGTCAGATTGCACTCTCTCTTGCAGAGGAAGCCAAACGTCCTAAAG AGCGAAACCATAACAAGGGAGAGAACGATGAAGACCTCGCCAAGGCCATGCAGGACAGTCTGAACATGAATCCTTACATGCCACACAATCCCTATGCCCCCTCCCAGGCCTTGCCTAGAGGGCAAAG GGTCTGTGGTGGCTGCAAGCATGAGGTAGGACATGGCCATTACTTGAGCTGCATGGGAATGTACTGGCATCCTCAATGTTTCCGTTGCTCTTCTTGCACCCACCCTATCCGCGAGACCGAG TTCACCTTGCTAGGCGCAGAGCCATACCACAAATTGTGCTACAAGGAGTTACACCACCCGAAATGTGATGTCTGCCTTCAATTT ATCGCAACAAACAGGACGGGCTTGATAGAGTACAGAGCCCATCCATTCTGGGGCCAGAAGTATTGCCCCTCACATGAGCTTGACCGCACACCTCGTTGTTGTAGCTGTGAGAAAATGGAG CCAAGGAACACGAAGTATATGTCGCTGGGAGACGGGCGCAGTTTGTGCATGGAATGCCTGGATTCTGCGGTCATGGACACGGGTGAATGCCAGCCCCTGTACCACTCCATCAGAGACTACTACGAAGGGATGAACATGAAACTCGACCAGCAGATACCCATGCTCCTGGTTGAGCGGCAAGCCCTCAACGAGGCAATGGAAGGAGAGTGCAAA GGACCTCACCACATGCCTGAGACAAGAGGCCTGTGTCTGTCGGAGGAGCAGACTGTGAGCAGT ATACTTAGAAGGCCCAGGATTGGTGGACATAGGCTACTAGATATGAGAACCCAGCCACAAAAGCTGACTCGCCGATGTGAAGTCACTGCAATTCTTGTCTTGTATGGACTCCCCAG GCTACTAACTGGCTCCATCCTTGCCCATGAATTGATGCACGGGTGGTTGCGCCTCAAAG GCTACCGAAACCTAAGCCCAGAGGTTGAGGAGGGTATATGCCAAGTCATGTCTTACTTGTGGCTCGAGTCGGAGATTCTTCCAGCTTCTACAAGACACGCTCAACCTTCAACCTCTTATGCTTCATCCTCGTCGTCTTCCTCGTATCGACCACCATCATCCAAGAAGGGTGGCATATCTCACACCGAGAAGAAGCTTGGCGAGTTCTTCATGCATCAGATTGCCAATGACACCTCAACAGCGTATGGTGACGGATTCAGAACTGCCTATAAAGCTGTCAACAAGTATGGCCTTCGCCAGACACTGAACCATATACGTTTAACTGGAGGGTTTCCTGTGTAA
- the LOC123097943 gene encoding mitochondrial substrate carrier family protein V, whose amino-acid sequence MQTEASVGMAAATVDGAAAVAARRYSTQQQQQPQPQQHHNQPKLGTTLHLLAGGVAGAVSKTCTAPLARLTILFQVQGMHSDVATMRNTSIWREASRIVYEEGLRAFWKGNLVTIAHRLPYSSISFYTYEKYKNWLQMIPGLDSNGGLGADVGVRMVGGGLSGITAASLTYPLDLVRTRLAAQTNTAYYRGISHALFAICRDEGPRGLYKGLGPTLLGVGPSIAISFSVYETLRSHWLLERPCDSPIFISLACGSLSGVASSTFTFPLDLVRRRKQLEGAAGRANVYKTGLVGTFGHIIQTEGYRGLYRGILPEYCKVVPSVGLIFMTYETLKSMFTGGASDE is encoded by the exons ATGCAGACGGAGGCGAGCGTGGGGATGGCCGCCGCGaccgtggacggcgccgccgccgtcgccgcgcggAGGTACTcgacgcagcagcagcagcagccgcagccgcagcagcacCACAACCAGCCCAAGCTTGGGACGACgctccacctcctcgccggcggcgTCGCCGGCGCCGTCAGCAAGACCTGCACCGCGCCGCTCGCCCGCCTCACCATCCTGTTTCAG GTGCAAGGAATGCACTCAGATGTGGCTACGATGCGCAACACTAGTATATGGCGTGAAGCGTCCCGCATTGTCTATGAAGAAGGGCTACGAGCTTTCTGGAAAGGAAATCTTGTAACTATTGCACATCGGTTACCTTACTCCTCGATTAGTTTCTATACATACGAGAAATATAAGAAT TGGCTTCAGATGATACCTGGTCTCGACAGCAATGGTGGATTGGGTGCCGATGTTGGTGTCAGAATGGTAGGCGGTGGCTTGTCTGGGATAACTGCAGCTTCTTTGACATATCCACTGGACTTGGTACGGACACGTCTGGCTGCTCAG ACGAACACAGCCTACTACAGGGGCATATCCCATGCTCTTTTTGCGATCTGCAGAGATGAGGGTCCCAGGGGGTTGTACAAGGGTCTTGGTCCCACTTTACTG GGAGTAGGCCCCAGTATAGCAATAAGCTTCTCAGTTTATGAAACTCTGCGTTCACATTGGCTACTAGAGCG GCCATGTGATTCCCCTATCTTTATCAGTTTGGCTTGTGGAAGTCTTTCAGGAGTTGCATCATCAACTT TTACATTTCCATTGGATCTTGTAAGACGCCGCAAGCAGTTGGAAGGTGCAGCTGGGAGGGCCAATGTCTACAAGACAGGACTTGTTGGAACGTTTGGGCATATTATTCAGACAGAAGGTTATAGAGGATTGTATAGAGGGATCTTGCCTGAGTACTGCAAAGTGGTTCCCAGCGTCGGCCTCATTTTTATGACGTACGAGACACTGAAGTCCATGTTCACAGGAGGGGCATCAGATGAATAG